In one window of Mytilus galloprovincialis chromosome 6, xbMytGall1.hap1.1, whole genome shotgun sequence DNA:
- the LOC143079816 gene encoding uncharacterized protein LOC143079816, whose protein sequence is MLRSKTGKFQSKKSFVKQFKAQESRRNILVSHPVDEPITEDHNYVHANTYPVFSDSDIELGASCTIDPSLNNDWKTGRRIVELQALAQQMFCTSCDARLHLADIESERRYGLGSILFIRCQNSVCSSLNDVKTGKRNNGTFDINSKLALAMVHTGMGPVQINNLLAALNLPPVVPSTLKRREQKIDTTLETVAKKSCLEAQKEEIEKGNGKMEVSFDGGWQKRGTGWNYNSNTGHASLIGKETGKVLQFSLRSKSCQICALHQSKNHTIPVHECSKNWDGSSKAMEPDMAISMARELEETGCAIDVIHGDNDSTTTSRLKAVFPSIEKKDDSNHTKKGITSKLYKLSHKYKVLKQPNVISYIGRCFMYAIKECQTKEPESLRKSLDIIVPHLYGDHSLCASEDATWCSYQKNPSQFRYRSLPQGKPLTCPSLQTDLKAIVNSQKDRAACLTNLGSTQANENFNFIVSTKAPKNKSFGSSKSLTGRISASVLQKNEGHKYLEKVNKAVGLSPGEFTFRMALKIAAKRKLQKAKQISLQAKRKRLLKKILKSRKEATKEIHEGVTYYQAAELHQDEELTQTTEIPNRLTLPENAFTYVVFDTETTGRGRNSDILQIAAGDDFNVYAQPRCEISEQASAVNMLRYDRGTNTMFHRGIPVLSKPIQEALLDFIEYLKKVPQPILVGHNACNFDIPIVCNRMSEFKLFSEFSSHVFGFVDTLKISKRIFQKCDVGNYKQENLVSKLTNCTYQAHDAKEDVRVLTTLFTEKIEKEVLDEDLFHISFHDVKKRYDEILQQKFMSLAAVTKLARNGVSPLHLRLAHNRNSGLKLLLTDLHIRLTNKNLTSVISFLEKEE, encoded by the exons ATGTTGCGAAGTAAAACAGGAAAATTTCAATCGAAAAAGTCATTTGTGAAGCAATTCAAAGCTCAAGAGTCCAGAAGAAATATATTAGTAAGTCATCCTGTTGATGAGCCCATTACAGAAGATCACAACTACGTGCATGCCAACACCTATCCAGTTTTCTCAGACTCAGATATTGAACTTGGTGCAAGCTGTACCATTGACCCATCTCTTAATAATGACTGGAAAACAGGTAGACGGATAGTCGAGCTTCAAGCCTTAGCCCAACAGATGTTTTGCACCTCGTGTGATGCTCGACTACACCTGGCCGACATCGAGAGCGAGAGACGATATGGTTTAGGCAGCATACTTTTTATACGGTGTCAGAACAGTGTGTGTAGTTCATTAAACGACGTTAAAACAGGAAAGAGAAACAACGGAACATTTGACATCAATTCAAAATTAGCACTAG CCATGGTACACACAGGAATGGGCCCAGTACAGATTAACAACTTGCTTGCAGCTTTAAATTTACCACCAGTTGTGCCGTCCACTCTTAAGAGAAGGGAACAAAAGATCGATACAACTCTGGAGACTGTAGCCAAAAAATCTTGTCTTGAGGCCCAAAAGGAAGAAATTGAAAAGGGAAATGGAAAG atggaaGTAAGCTTTGACGGTGGGTGGCAGAAAAGGGGTACAGGATGGAATTATAATAGTAATACAG GCCATGCATCATTAATTGGGAAAGAAACAGGAAAGGTACTGCAGTTCTCTCTTAGAAGTAAATCTTGCCAGATATGTGCCCTACATCAGAGCAAAAACCACACTATACCTGTACATGAATGTTCAAAAAACTGGGATGGTTCTAGTAAGGCAATGGAGCCTGACATGGCAATATCAATGGCCAGAGAGTTAGAGGAAACTGGATGTGCAATAGATGTCATCCATGGTGATAATGACTCGACCACAACTTCTCGACTGAAAGCTGTTTTCCCTTCCATTGAGAAGAAAGATGACAGTAACCACACTAAAAAAGGCATCACATCAAAACTATATAAGCTTAGCCACAAATATAAAGTTCTAAAACAACCAAATGTAATATCTTACATTGGGAGATGCTTCATGTACGCCATAAAAGAATGCCAGACAAAAGAGCCAGAGAGTCTTAGAAAATCACTGGATATTATAGTTCCACATTTATATGGTGACCACTCTCTTTGTGCCAGTGAAGATGCTACCTGGTGCAGTTATCAGAAGAATCCTTCTCAATTCAG GTACCGCAGTCTACCGCAGGGTAAGCCTCTCACATGTCCAAGTCTTCAGACAGATCTTAAAGCCATTGTAAACAGCCAAAAAGATAGAGCTGCCTGCTTGACCAACTTAGGATCAACCCAAGCAAATGAGAATTTTAATTTCATAGTTTCAACAAAAGCTCCAAAAAACAA GTCATTTGGATCAAGCAAATCTCTGACAGGGAGAATTTCAGCATCTGTTCTGCAGAAGAACGAGGGTCACAAGTATTTAGAAAAG GTTAACAAGGCTGTAGGATTATCACCGGGAGAATTTACCTTCAGAATGGCCTTAAAAATTGCTGCTAAGAGAAAGCTTCAAAAAGCGAAGCAGATTAGTTTACAAGCAAAGAGGAAACgtctgttgaaaaaaatattgaaaagtcGGAAAGAAGCAACTAAGGAAATTCATGAAGGTGTTACCTACTACCAAGCTGCTGAATTACATCAAGATGAAGAACTAACCCAAACAACAGAAATTCCCAATAGATTAACACTACCTGAAAATGCCTTTACATATGTTGTATTTGATACAGAAACAACTGGCAGAGGGAGAAATAGTGACATTTTGCAAATAGCAGCTGGTGATGATTTTAATGTGTATGCTCAGCCACGTTGTGAAATTTCTGAACAGGCATCTGCTGTGAATATGCTAAGATACGATAGGGGAACAAATACTATGTTCCATAGAGGTATTCCAGTCTTATCAAAACCAATACAGGAAGCTCTTTTGGATTTTATAGAATATCTAAAGAAAGTTCCTCAACCCATACTTGTTGGACACAATGCTTGTAATTTTGACATTCCTATTGTTTGTAATAGAATGtctgaatttaaattattttcagaattttcttctcatgtttttggttttgttgacactctgaaaatttcaaaaagaatcttCCAAAAGTGTGATGTTGGCAACTACAAGCAGGAAAATCTCGTCAGTAAACTTACAAACTGCACTTATCAAGCACATGATGCAAAAGAAGATGTGAGAGTATTGACTACTTTATTCACAGAAAAAATAGAGAAGGAAGTGCTTGATGAAGACCTTTTCCACATATCCTTTCATGATGTGAAGAAAAGAtatgatgaaattttacaacagaAATTTATGTCATTAGCAGCAGTGACCAAGTTGGCCAGAAATGGTGTCTCTCCACTTCATCTTAGATTAGCGCATAACAGAAACTCTGGTTTAAAGTTATTATTAACTGATCTGCATATAAGATTAACAAACAAGAACTTAACATCTGTGATTAGTTTCCTGGAGAAAGAAGAGTGA